Proteins from one Mytilus galloprovincialis chromosome 11, xbMytGall1.hap1.1, whole genome shotgun sequence genomic window:
- the LOC143050857 gene encoding uncharacterized protein LOC143050857: MNTLDIEVSKHMTIHCINQDCYIVSAIGGLTVTVSLCVYACFQVVHSQVPANGPFDLNNEPFDIDDDNLDSTILLLNEGSQESTPGNGVCLAVGALLGLSVPIRSSEGSMMSVGQMMAMNVMNAMSSMMTGTAVTPVMPTVCPDPVVCPSPVSVPTCEFGWTLRGTRCYFFSGGTQLSWTAAQSSCQAMGGRLAELETIEELNAVKSVASVQNNRRF; the protein is encoded by the exons ATGAACACATTGGATATCGAAG tATCAAAACATATGACTATTCACTGCATAAACCAAGATTGTTACATCGTTTCTGCAATAGGCG GTTTAACCGTTACTGTAAGTTTGTGTGTATATGCGTGTTTCCAGGTTGTACATAGTCAGGTTCCTGCCAATGGTCCGTTTGACCTAAATAATGAACCTTTCGATATCGACGATGATAATCTTGATAGCACAATTTTGTTATTAAACGAAGGTAGTCAAGAATCTACTCCAGGAAATGGAG TTTGTTTGGCAGTTGGTGCATTACTTGGATTATCTGTTCCAATCAGATCATCTGAAGGAAGTATGATGTCTGTCGGACAAATGATGGCGATGAATGTTATGAATGCAATGAGTAGCATGATGACAGGAACTGCAGTGACACCTGTTATGCCTACAGTTTGTCCAGATCCAGTCGTTTGTCCCTCCCCAGTATCAG TACCAACTTGTGAATTCGGTTGGACTTTACGAGGAACACGCTGTTATTTCTTTAGTGGTGGGACTCAACTAAGTTGGACAGCAGCTCAG tcGTCCTGTCAAGCGATGGGTGGGCGTCTGGCAGAATTGGAAACCATTGAAGAACTAAATGCTGTGAAGAGTGTTGCTTCAGTCCAAAATAATAGAA GATTTTGA